A genome region from Gossypium hirsutum isolate 1008001.06 chromosome A04, Gossypium_hirsutum_v2.1, whole genome shotgun sequence includes the following:
- the LOC107948335 gene encoding E3 ubiquitin-protein ligase UPL4 → MGSRGQKRTETADELPADKRACSSLDFRPSSSNCSSVRTHLNLPNSTPDADMETSSSTSASSRSDGEHEKEDESAYGSCDSDDAEQQPRHHILRDYQRRRSSSDHGKLNTILSNLNEGNGGSGQLAALTELCEVLSFCNEDSLSSLMADSLSPVLVNLAKNESNANIMLLAIRGMTYLCDVYPRSSGFLVRHDAVPALCERLLAIEYVDVAEQCLQALEKISCDQPVACLQAGAIMAVLNFIDFFSISVQRVALATVVNICKKLPLEGPAPFVEAVPKLCDLLQHEDQQLVESVATCLIKISERMCQSFELMEELCKHELINQVTLVMKSNSRTTISQPIYNGLIGLLVKLSSGSFVAFRSLYELNISNILKDVLSTYDLSHGISPPDLVDGNCNQVHEVLKLLNELLPTSTGDQANQVVLDKESFLADHHDLLQRFGMDLFPMLVQVVNSGANIYVCYGCLSVISKLVFLSKPDMLGELLKTANIPSFLAGVFTRKDHHLLMLALQIAEIILKKLSDVFLSSFIKEGVFYVIDALLMPEKCSQLMLPVFGGIQPSFDSSQKSSVREFQRCLCYAFDMVPSSSVSSCKIDKDTVCNLAKHIKTNYFAPELIESDKGMTDVLQNLRTLSAALSNLINMPVDDDTTVHHEEKFYSILHQIMLKLNGREPVSTFEFIESGIVKSLMHYLSDGLHMRGNVEFTGSYDHLVVLGKRFEVFTKLFFSYSDILVEDLPLSILIQKLQSGLSTLENFPVIPSHGFKQRNSFATVPNGRCVMYPCFRVRFARAEGENCLSDCAEDVLAVDPFSSLDAIEGYLWPKVFTERTEYGELDAEELEHREVLPNLLSSNANSTQGESSGFIDSMSIDLPEMQEDEANFSQIASEQVHFRELNSGETMSLDETNMGSAGKEQEFPTESTKNMRTPCSAAGDNDIKDSSARLLLYLEGHQLDRTLTLYQVILQQLLNSEKEFMTWAKLWSRVYTITYKRALESNQDDPQEHTYKERKFSVSDQKIASIQNMGFFASMFACKLTSDLDKSSPIYDILFLLKLLEGINKYSFHLMSCERVRAFAEGRNDNLDNLKVMVRSVSQNEFVSSRLTGKLEQQMQDAFTLSTGGMPSWCNDLVSSCPFLFSFEARCKYFRLAAFGPRRGQLNAISRSNSGASSDRQTTSGGLPRKKFLVSRDQILDSATRMMDLHAHHKGLLEVEYNEEVGTGLGPTLEFYTLVSHEFQKFGLGMWRGDHCSFITSTTLPTESVILRNGSGLFPRPCSPKSDANNGIQFSQVLKKFVLLGQIVAKAIQDGRVLDVSFSKAFYKLILGQDLSLYDIQSFDPELGRTLLEFQAIIVNQKRHQKSICVENTALKQDLCFRNTRIEDLFLDFTLPGYPDYVLSSECNLKMVNSANLEEYLELIVDATIHSGIARQVEAFKSGFNQVFSISHLHIFTEAELERLLCGECDIWAFNELLEHIKFDHGYTASSPPIVNLLEIIQEFEYSQRRAFLQFVTGAPRLPPGGLASLNPKLTIVRKHSSNCADTELPSVMTCANYLKLPPYSSKEKMKEKLLYAISEGQGSFHLS, encoded by the exons ATGGGAAGTCGAGGGCAGAAACGAACGGAAACAGCCGACGAATTACCAGCAGATAAGCGAGCTTGTAGTTCATTAGATTTTCGACCAAGTTCCTCTAACTGTTCCTCAGTCAGAACTCACCTCAATTTACCAAATTCCACTCCCGATGCTGACATGGAAACTTCCTCCTCCACCTCGGCTTCGAGCCGATCGGATGGTGAACACGAGAAGGAAGACGAATCAGCTTATGGATCATGCGATTCTGACGATGCTGAGCAACAACCACGGCACCACATTTTAAGAGACTATCAGAGAAGAAGATCGTCGAGTGATCATGGAAAATTGAATACTATTTTGTCAAATTTGAACGAAGGAAATGGAGGTTCGGGCCAACTGGCTGCGTTGACTGAACTTTGTGAAGTGTTGTCTTTTTGTAATGAGGATTCGCTTTCGAGTTTGATGGCGGATTCTTTATCACCAGTACTTGTAAATCTTGCGAAGAACGAGAGTAATGCTAATATAATGTTGTTGGCAATTAGGGGTATGACTTATCTATGTGATGTATATCCTAGATCATCTGGTTTCCTTGTTAGACACGATGCAGTTCCTGCTCTTTGTGAAAGATTATTGGCTATTGAATATGTGGATGTAGCTGAGCAG TGTTTGCAAGCATTGGAGAAAATATCTTGCGATCAACCAGTTGCTTGTTTACAAGCTGGTGCAATTATGGCTGTtctaaattttattgattttttctcAATTAGTGTGCAG AGAGTTGCACTTGCCACGGTGGTGAACATTTGTAAGAAACTTCCTTTGGAGGGTCCTGCACCTTTTGTTGAAGCGGTTCCCAAATTATGTGATTTACTTCAGCATGAGGACCAACAG CTTGTTGAAAGTGTTGCAACTTGCTTGATCAAAATATCTGAGAGAATGTGTCAGTCTTTTGAGCTGATGGAGGAACTCTGTAAGCATGAGCTGATTAATCAAGTCACACTTGTTATGAAATCGAATAGCCGAACTACTATATCCCAGCCAATATACAAT GGCTTGATAGGATTACTTGTCAAGCTTTCTTCGGGTTCATTTGTAGCTTTTAGAAGTCTGTATGAGCTAAATATAAGCAACATACTGAAGGATGTCTTATCTACTTATGACCTCTCACATGGAATATCTCCTCCGGACTTAGTTGATGGCAATTGCAATCAG GTACATGAAGTTCTGAAATTGCTCAATGAGCTGCTTCCCACCTCCACCGGAGATCAAGCTAATCAGGTAGTGTTGGATAAGGAATCATTTTTAGCTGACCATCATGATCTTCTGCAAAGATTTGGAATGGATTTATTTCCCATGCTGGTCCAG GTAGTCAATTCTGGTGCAAACATATATGTTTGTTATGGCTGCCTCTCTGTCATCAGCAAGTTAGTTTTTCTGAGCAAACCTGACATGCTTGGTGAATTGCTTAAGACTGCCAACATTCCAAG TTTCCTGGCTGGAGTGTTTACTCGGAAGGATCACCATTTGCTGATGTTAGCCCTACAGATTGCTGAGATCATCCTCAAAAAGCTTTCTGATGTTTTTTTGAGCTCATTCATAAAGGAGGGTGTTTTTTATGTGATAGACGCACTTCTAATGCCTGAAAAATGCTCGCAATTGATGCTTCCGGTGTTTGGTGGTATCCAACCATCATTTGATTCAAGCCAAAAGTCTTCTGTGAGGGAGTTCCAGAGATGCTTGTGTTATGCATTTGATATGGTGCCATCTTCTTCAGTCTCATCTTGTAAGATTGACAAGGATACTGTTTGCAATCTtgcaaaacatattaaaaccaattaCTTTGCTCCAGAATTAATTGAATCCGACAAAGGGATGACTGATGTTCTTCAAAATCTCAGAACCTTGTCTGCTGCCTTGAGTAATTTGATAAACATGCCTGTTGATGATGATACTACTGTTCATCATGAAGAGAAGTTCTACAGCATATTACATCAAATTATGCTGAAGCTTAATGGTAGAGAACCTGTTTCTACTTTTGAATTTATTGAAAGTGGAATCGTGAAATCGCTTATGCATTACCTATCTGATGGGCTGCACATGAGAGGGAATGTGGAATTTACTGGCAGTTATGATCATTTGGTTGTTCTGGGGAAGAGATTTGAGGTGTTCACAAAGTTGTTTTTTTCTTATTCAGATATCCTTGTCGAGGACTTGCCTCTCTCTATACTAATACAAAAATTACAGAGTGGATTgtcaactttggaaaatttccCTGTTATTCCAAGCCATGGATTCAAGCAGAGAAATTCATTTGCTACTGTCCCAAATGGACGTTGTGTTATGTATCCATGTTTTAGGGTTCGTTTTGCGAGGGCGGAAGGGGAGAACTGCCTATCTGATTGCGCTGAAGATGTTTTGGCTGTTGACCCTTTTTCTTCCTTAGATGCCATTGAAGGATATCTTTGGCCCAAAGTTTTTACTGAAAGAACAGAATATGGGGAATTAGATGCTGAAGAGTTGGAACACAGAGAAGTTCTGCCTAATCTTTTATCATCGAATGCAAACTCTACTCAAGGCGAGAGTTCAGGTTTTATAGACAGCATGTCCATTGACTTGCCAGAGATGCAG GAAGATGAAGCTAACTTTTCACAGATTGCATCTGAACAAGTTCATTTCAGAGAATTGAATTCTGGTGAAACAATGTCTTTGGATGAAACCAATATG GGCTCTGCTGGGAAGGAACAAGAGTTTCCTACAGAGTCAACTAAAAATATGAGAACTCCCTGTTCTGCAGCTGGTGACAATGACATTAAAGATTCCTCAGCTAGACTATTGCTTTATCTAGAAGGACATCAACTAGACCGAACTTTGACGCTATATCAAGTGATTCTTCAACAGCTACTAAATTCAGAGAAAGAATTTATGACATGGGCAAAGTTATGGAGTCGAGTATACACAATAACATACAAAAGAGCTCTAGAATCTAACCAAGATGATCCTCAAGAACATACATATAAAGAACGAAAGTTCTCAGTATCAGATCAAAAGATTGCCTCTATTCAGAATATGGGATTTTTTGCCAGCATGTTTGCTTGCAAACTCACTTCTGATTTGGATAAGTCAAGTCCTATTTATGATATATTGTTTCTGCTTAAACTTTTGGAAGGcatcaacaaatattcatttcatCTGATGTCTTGTGAGAGAGTTCGTGCATTTGCTGAAGGTAGGAATGATAACTTGGATAATTTGAAGGTAATGGTTCGTTCAGTGTCTCAAAATGAATTTGTGAGCAGTAGATTGACAGGAAAGCTAGAACAGCAGATGCAGGATGCTTTCACCTTATCCACCGGTGGTATGCCTTCATGGTGTAACGATTTAGTTTCTTCTTGTCCCTTTCTGTTTAGCTTTGAGGCAAGATGCAAGTACTTCCGTTTGGCTGCTTTTGGTCCACGAAGAGGTCAACTCAATGCCATTTCACGTAGTAATTCAGGCGCTTCAAGTGACAGGCAAACTACTTCAGGTGGTTTGCCTCGTAAGAAATTTTTAGTCTCACGTGATCAAATTCTAGATTCTGCAACCAGAATGATGGACCTACATGCTCATCATAAGGGACTTCTTGAGGTGGAGTATAATGAAGAAGTTGGCACTGGTCTCGGTCCAACTTTGGAATTCTATACTCTTGTTAGTCATGAATTTCAGAAATTTGGCCTTGGCATGTGGAGAGGGGATCATTGTTCTTTTATCACTTCAACTACCTTGCCTACAGAATCTGTAATTCTGAGAAACGGTTCTGGGCTTTTCCCTCGTCCATGTTCACCTAAATCTGATGCGAATAATGGAATACAGTTTTCTCAAGTACTAAAAAAATTTGTTCTTTTGGGTCAAATTGTCGCAAAGGCTATTCAAGATGGAAGAGTACTTGATGTTTCCTTCTCCAAAGCCTTCTACAAATTAATTTTGGGGCAG GACCTTAGTTTGTATGATATCCAATCTTTCGATCCTGAGCTTGGTAGGACGCTACTGGAGTTTCAGGCTATTATTGTTAATCAGAAAAGGCATCAGAAATCCATTTGTGTTGAAAACACAGCATTGAAACAGGATTTGTGCTTTCGAAATACCAGGATTGAGGACCTTTTTCTGGACTTTACCCTTCCTGGTTATCCTGATTATGTTCTTTCTTCTGAGTGTAATCTCAAAATG GTAAATTCTGCCAATTTGGAGGAATATCTTGAGCTTATTGTGGATGCTACCATACATAGTGGAATTGCCAGACAAGTTGAAGCTTTCAAGTCTGGATTTAATCAG GTTTTTTCAATTAGCCATCTCCATATTTTTACGGAGGCGGAACTAGAGCGTTTACTCTGTGGAGAATGTGATATCTGGGCT